In the SAR86 cluster bacterium genome, TCTTGCTGTAAGGCTGCCTAATATATCATCAGTAGCACCTTCAAGATTTTCTTCTATAGCCGCTATATCAGGTGCATCGATAGAAGTATCTTCAATAAAATCACCTAAGGTTGTATCTTCTTCATCTCCGATTGGGGTCTCGGTTGAAATCGGCTCTTTGGCTATTTTTAATACTCTTCTAACTTTATCTTCTGGAAGATCCATACGTTCACCCAGTTCTTCAGGGGTTGGTTCCCTTCCCATTTCTTGAACCATCTGACGTGAAACACGATTAAGTTTGTTGATAGTTTCTATCATATGTACCGGTATACGAATAGTTCTTGCCTGATCAGCGATCGAACGAGTAATTGCCTGACGGATCCACCAGGTGGCATAAGTAGAAAATTTATAGCCTCTTCTGTACTCAAATTTATCCACTGCTTTCATGAGGCCAATATTACCTTCTTGAATAAGATCTAAAAATTGGAGCCCTCTATTGGTGTATTTTTTGGCTATAGAAATTACCAGTCTAAGATTCGCTTCTACCATGTCTTTCTTAGCTCTACGTATTTTCGCTTCTCCTATAGACATCTTTCTATTTATATCTTTAATTTCACTGATAGGTAATTGAATAATTTTCTCGAGTTTAGAAAGCTTATTTTGTAACCTCACGATCTCAGCCAAATTTTCTTTTACTTCTTTTGCCCAAGGTTTTCTCGATTTAGCCATCTTTTCAGACCAAGAAGCGTTAGCTTCATTTCCAGCATAATCTTGGATAAATTCTTTTCTTGGCATCTTCCCCCTCTTTACATAGATGGTAAAAAGATATTTTTCAACTTCTCTAATAATTTCAAGAGCGTCTCTTGCGGGATCAGCTATAATTTCGAATTGAGTGGGAGATAATTTAAGAAATTGAAAAATTTCACCTAATTTTTCTTGTTCTTGAATAGCTGCTTTACTTGTTCTTGTTCTGGCACAAGCTTTATTCGTTTTATTGAATTGCCTTTTAAGTGAGCTAAAGCGTTTCTTGACTTCAACTGGATCAGGACCTGAGGCTTCATCTTCATCAGAATCACCCTTCTCTTCTTTCTCTTTCTTTTGAGCTAAAGCAGGTGGCGGAATACCCTCTTCTATATCCATAAATCCGACTAATACTTCCGATAACCTTCTATCTCCTGCTACAACCTCTTGATATTCATCTAAAATTCTATCGACAATACCCGGGTAGAAACAACATGCCTGCAATAGTTCTCGTGCGCCTTCTTCAATTCTTTTGGCTATTGCTATTTCACCTTCCCTCGTAAGGAGATCTACTGTTCCCATTTCTCTCATATAGAGACGAACAGGATCAGTTGTCCTTCCTACCTCTGACTCAACAGTAGTCAATGTAGTTCTGGTATCTGCAATAGTTTCTGGGGCGGCCTCAGAATTGTCATCACCAGCAGAATTATTTGATTCAAGAACTTCTATACCAATGTCCATCAACATCTGAATAGTCTCTTCAACCTGATCAGGATCGGATATATCTTCAGGTAGCATGGAGTTTATGTCCTCGTAGGTAAGAAAACCTTGATCTTTTCCTTTATCTACAAGTTCTCTAAGCCCTGAGTTTTCTAAGTCTTCTTCTCCAAAAAGGGCTTCATCAGAGGCTTCAACAGCCTCTACTTCTTTTTCTTTTGACTCAACGGGTGGATTTTTTGCTTTTCTTGCCATAACAAATTTTCAGGGTGGGCAATTATATTAGTTTTTTCCACAAAATGCCTCACTTTTAATTTAATTAGCTTTTTGACTAAGTTCTCTTAATAGATTCTTCTCTGGCTCTTCAAGTCGATGAAGATTAGTCAACAAATGTTGTTGAAGCTCAAAAGTCTCATCCTCGGATAATTTTCCTGTTTCAAATATTTCTTTTAGTTCGATTATTCTTGTTATGGAATCCGATTTCCTCAATTTCGATATACAGTCATTCAAATAATCAATAGCATTTTGCTCATCTATAGCATCGTGTGTTGAAATCAATGCACCTATGAAAGAAGCTGATTCCTTATCCAGCGTGCTTAAGAGATCAGAAATACCTACATCAGGATTTTGTTTAAAAAATGACACTACTGTTATCATCAGCCGAACTTCAGGCTCATGAAAGTCACTAAACTTTTCAAGATTATTGATCTGATTAGCCAAGTAGGGATAAGTTAGAACTAAAGATAAAATTTTAGATCCCAATAAGGTAGAGTCATAACTTATTCTATCTTCTCCAAGATCAGCTTTTGAATTTTTGATTTCACGTCTGGGATAACTTATTTTTTTGCTATGAGTTTTGATATCTTTAATTTCTAAACCTGTTAGCTTAGAAACCTCGCCTTCCAATAATTTCTTAATCGAACTTTCTTGCATGCCAGAAAGTAATTCCATAGCTTTAGAGGCCAGTGAAGCTTTCTGTTCTAGTGAAGTGACTTCAGATGCCATGGTTAATCTATCTATAAAATATTCAGATAATAATGTTGCATTATTAGATTTTGCTTTCAATTCCTCAACAGAATTTTTTTCTAACAAACTAGCAGGATCCTCTCCTTCAGGTAGAAATAAAAATTTTATCGTTTTACCATCGGTTACAGCTGGTAAGACATTTTTAAGAGCACCCCATGCAGCTCCTCTTCCGGCATCATCACCGTCAAAGCAAAAAATTATTTCGTTCACTATTTGTAATAGCTTTTGAATGTGAAATCTGTTCGTTGCAATTCCTAGTGTGGCAACTGAATTTGTCATGCCATGTTCATACATAGCTATAGAATCCATATAACCTTCGACTACAAAAATTTCTTTTATGTCTTTTCTAAATTCTAAGGCCTCATAAAATCCATAAAGTTCTCTATTTTTCTGAAAAACTGGGGTTTCTCCCGTATTTAAATATTTTGGTTGATCCTCGGGATTCATGACTCTGCCACCAAAACCAACCACTCTGCCTTTCCGATCTTTTATTGGAAACATCAACCTATCCCTAAAGAAATCAAATAACTTTTCATCTTTATTTTTTTTTGATAAACCTGCTTTGATTAGAACTTCTTCTTTTATGCCTTTATTTAGCATTTCTTTAGATAGTGCATCCCATGAATTACTAGCATATCCTAAAGAAAATTTTCTACAGACTTCACTCGAAATCTTTCTATTGTTAAGTATGTAATTTCGAACATGTTCCGAATCCTTAGAATCTGATAGATTCTTTTCAAAAATCTCCATTGCCATTTCTAATGCAGCGTATAAGGGGTCTTTTTCACTTGTAAATGACTGGTTATTTTCATAGGGAACTTCCACACCAGCTCTAGCTGCCAATGCCTCTATGGATTCGATAAAATCATATCCTTGATAGGACTGTAAAAAACCAATCACATTCCCTGTAGCTCTGCACTTAAAACAATAATAAAATTGTTTCTGGTCACTGACACTGAATGAGGGATTTTTTCCATCATCACAAAAAGGACATTGACCAAAATGGTCTTTACCTTTCTTTTTCAGGGGTAAAAAGGATTCCACTAGAGAAACAATATCAGTCATGTCTACGATTTCTCTAATGAAGTCTTTTGGTATAGAACCTGACATTAATACTTGCCCCTAAACCAATCTTCCAAAATAATTTGTGCAGAAATACTATGTTTATTTCTTGAATCTTTTATTCCCATCTGGATATTTTCTAACCTTTCTTTAGCCTCTCTACTGGATAATCTCTCATCGGTTTTTTCTATACTGATATCATATCTTTTGCTGAGAACAGTAGAAAATTTATCGGATGAATCTTGAATCTTGCTCCTAGTTCCATCCATATTTAGTGGATCGCCTACAACAAATAGATCAGGATTCCATTCTTTGACGATCATATCTAATTCTACCCAATCAGGTAAGCCGTCATTTGCATGAATAGAGTAAAATGTCGATGCTGTTTCAGTTATTTCTTGTCCTATCGCAATACCAATATTTTTAGTACCAAAATCAAAAGCCATTATCACTCTAGGAGAATCTTTGCTCATTTAGAAAATTCTTCTACCGATTCAATAAAAATTTCGGCTACGTCAATATCACAAAGCTCTTTGTATTCCTTAAAGCATGTTG is a window encoding:
- the rpoD gene encoding RNA polymerase sigma factor RpoD, with amino-acid sequence MARKAKNPPVESKEKEVEAVEASDEALFGEEDLENSGLRELVDKGKDQGFLTYEDINSMLPEDISDPDQVEETIQMLMDIGIEVLESNNSAGDDNSEAAPETIADTRTTLTTVESEVGRTTDPVRLYMREMGTVDLLTREGEIAIAKRIEEGARELLQACCFYPGIVDRILDEYQEVVAGDRRLSEVLVGFMDIEEGIPPPALAQKKEKEEKGDSDEDEASGPDPVEVKKRFSSLKRQFNKTNKACARTRTSKAAIQEQEKLGEIFQFLKLSPTQFEIIADPARDALEIIREVEKYLFTIYVKRGKMPRKEFIQDYAGNEANASWSEKMAKSRKPWAKEVKENLAEIVRLQNKLSKLEKIIQLPISEIKDINRKMSIGEAKIRRAKKDMVEANLRLVISIAKKYTNRGLQFLDLIQEGNIGLMKAVDKFEYRRGYKFSTYATWWIRQAITRSIADQARTIRIPVHMIETINKLNRVSRQMVQEMGREPTPEELGERMDLPEDKVRRVLKIAKEPISTETPIGDEEDTTLGDFIEDTSIDAPDIAAIEENLEGATDDILGSLTAREAKVLRMRFGIGMNTDHTLEEVGKQFDVTRERIRQIEAKALRKLRHPTRSSHLKGFLDE
- the dnaG gene encoding DNA primase, with the protein product MSGSIPKDFIREIVDMTDIVSLVESFLPLKKKGKDHFGQCPFCDDGKNPSFSVSDQKQFYYCFKCRATGNVIGFLQSYQGYDFIESIEALAARAGVEVPYENNQSFTSEKDPLYAALEMAMEIFEKNLSDSKDSEHVRNYILNNRKISSEVCRKFSLGYASNSWDALSKEMLNKGIKEEVLIKAGLSKKNKDEKLFDFFRDRLMFPIKDRKGRVVGFGGRVMNPEDQPKYLNTGETPVFQKNRELYGFYEALEFRKDIKEIFVVEGYMDSIAMYEHGMTNSVATLGIATNRFHIQKLLQIVNEIIFCFDGDDAGRGAAWGALKNVLPAVTDGKTIKFLFLPEGEDPASLLEKNSVEELKAKSNNATLLSEYFIDRLTMASEVTSLEQKASLASKAMELLSGMQESSIKKLLEGEVSKLTGLEIKDIKTHSKKISYPRREIKNSKADLGEDRISYDSTLLGSKILSLVLTYPYLANQINNLEKFSDFHEPEVRLMITVVSFFKQNPDVGISDLLSTLDKESASFIGALISTHDAIDEQNAIDYLNDCISKLRKSDSITRIIELKEIFETGKLSEDETFELQQHLLTNLHRLEEPEKNLLRELSQKAN
- the ruvX gene encoding Holliday junction resolvase RuvX, with product MSKDSPRVIMAFDFGTKNIGIAIGQEITETASTFYSIHANDGLPDWVELDMIVKEWNPDLFVVGDPLNMDGTRSKIQDSSDKFSTVLSKRYDISIEKTDERLSSREAKERLENIQMGIKDSRNKHSISAQIILEDWFRGKY